A genomic region of Leptolyngbya sp. NIES-2104 contains the following coding sequences:
- a CDS encoding addiction module protein encodes MLSSQRTELLKLSPSERLLLVQDLWDSLDTEDIPITQEQKDELDRRKTAYQANPASGRSWEDVKRRIIEKHG; translated from the coding sequence ATGCTAAGTTCTCAACGTACGGAATTGCTTAAACTGAGTCCTTCTGAACGGCTTCTGCTCGTGCAAGACTTGTGGGATAGTTTAGATACTGAAGATATTCCAATCACACAGGAGCAGAAAGACGAACTCGATCGTCGAAAAACGGCGTATCAAGCTAATCCTGCTTCTGGTCGCTCCTGGGAAGACGTGAAGCGTCGGATCATTGAGAAGCATGGCTAA
- the accB gene encoding acetyl-CoA carboxylase biotin carboxyl carrier protein, whose protein sequence is MPLDLTELRELLTALNQTDISELTLKADDFELTVRRGSRVEMTSIAPVAVPQPSIAPPPEPIKSEAPSPAPIVDRKLAEVVSPIVGTFYRSPSPDELPFVDIGNRIQKGQVVCIIEAMKVMNEIEAEVSGEIVEILVQNGQPVEYGQPLMRVNPA, encoded by the coding sequence GTGCCCTTAGATCTCACTGAACTGCGCGAATTATTAACGGCGTTAAATCAAACAGATATTTCGGAATTAACGTTAAAAGCAGACGATTTTGAATTAACGGTTCGCCGAGGTTCGCGGGTCGAAATGACTTCGATCGCGCCTGTCGCTGTGCCGCAACCGTCGATCGCGCCACCGCCGGAACCGATTAAGTCTGAAGCGCCAAGTCCGGCTCCGATTGTCGATCGCAAACTCGCGGAAGTGGTTTCACCGATCGTGGGAACCTTTTACCGTTCCCCGTCGCCGGATGAGCTGCCATTCGTGGACATCGGCAATCGCATTCAGAAAGGGCAAGTCGTTTGCATTATCGAAGCGATGAAGGTGATGAACGAGATCGAGGCAGAAGTATCTGGCGAAATTGTCGAAATTCTGGTGCAGAATGGGCAGCCCGTGGAATATGGACAGCCTCTGATGCGGGTTAATCCTGCTTAG
- a CDS encoding Uma2 family endonuclease, with amino-acid sequence MTSYSPTDLYFPDSDGQPMADNTEQFNWIVLIKENLEILFADDPNVFVAGDLPWYPVKSQTVRGVAPDALVAFGRPKGRRGSYKQWEENNIPIQVVFEILSPSNTETEMAKKFEFYQRYGVEEYYLYDPDRAHLKGWIRQGLQLVEIQQMNGWISPRLGVRFELTAQDLTLYRPDGERFLSPVELRRRAEQERLRAEQERLRAEQERLRAEQERQRADRLAAYLRSMGIDPDQIPDESP; translated from the coding sequence ATGACTTCGTACTCCCCAACTGACTTATATTTTCCGGACAGCGACGGTCAACCGATGGCAGACAACACCGAGCAATTTAACTGGATCGTACTGATCAAGGAAAATCTCGAAATCCTGTTTGCCGACGATCCAAATGTCTTTGTCGCAGGTGATTTGCCTTGGTATCCAGTCAAATCCCAAACCGTTCGCGGTGTCGCTCCTGATGCGTTAGTGGCATTCGGGCGACCCAAGGGAAGACGCGGGTCATACAAGCAATGGGAAGAGAACAATATCCCGATCCAAGTCGTCTTTGAGATTCTTTCGCCAAGCAACACAGAGACGGAAATGGCGAAAAAATTTGAGTTTTATCAAAGGTACGGAGTCGAGGAATATTACCTGTACGACCCCGATCGCGCTCACCTAAAAGGCTGGATTCGTCAAGGGTTACAACTCGTCGAAATCCAACAGATGAACGGTTGGATCAGTCCTCGCCTTGGAGTTCGGTTTGAGCTGACAGCGCAAGATCTCACGCTTTACCGACCTGATGGAGAGCGCTTTCTCAGCCCCGTCGAACTCAGACGACGAGCAGAACAGGAGCGACTTCGAGCAGAACAAGAGCGACTTCGAGCAGAACAGGAACGACTTCGAGCAGAACAGGAACGACAACGTGCCGATCGCTTAGCCGCATATCTACGATCGATGGGAATTGACCCGGATCAAATCCCCGATGAATCCCCCTGA
- a CDS encoding MBL fold metallo-hydrolase: protein MTQSSDFFIHFWGVRGSIAVPGNETVRYGGNTSCVEMRVGGKRLIFDGGTGLRVLGKSMLKQMPVEAYMFFSHSHWDHIQGFPFFIPAFVPGNCFHIYGAIAPNGASMQKRLSDQMHHPNFPVPMQIMKSDLKFTDIMVGDVIELDGIRIETGPLNHPNSAIGFRVTYNGKTVVYATDTEHYHDRIDEDLVHLARDADVLIYDACYTDEEYYDEKAPKIGWGHSTWQEALKVVDAARVKQAVMFHHDPNHDDDCLDEIEAQVRSVFPNSLLAREGMILPVE, encoded by the coding sequence ATGACCCAGTCTTCTGATTTCTTTATTCACTTTTGGGGTGTTCGAGGCAGTATCGCTGTCCCTGGCAATGAAACCGTTCGCTACGGCGGCAACACGTCCTGTGTCGAAATGCGCGTCGGTGGAAAGCGCCTGATTTTCGATGGTGGAACAGGGCTACGGGTGCTGGGAAAATCAATGCTCAAGCAAATGCCCGTTGAAGCATATATGTTTTTCTCACATTCACACTGGGATCACATCCAAGGCTTTCCCTTCTTCATTCCCGCCTTCGTCCCTGGAAACTGTTTTCACATCTACGGTGCGATCGCTCCGAATGGTGCCTCGATGCAAAAACGCCTCAGTGATCAAATGCACCACCCCAACTTTCCGGTTCCGATGCAGATTATGAAATCGGATCTGAAGTTCACCGACATCATGGTTGGGGACGTGATCGAACTCGACGGAATTCGGATCGAGACAGGACCGCTCAATCATCCCAATTCTGCGATCGGCTTTCGAGTCACGTACAATGGAAAAACGGTCGTCTATGCGACTGATACCGAGCATTATCATGATCGCATTGATGAAGATCTGGTGCATTTGGCGCGGGATGCGGATGTCTTGATCTACGATGCCTGCTACACCGATGAAGAATACTACGACGAGAAAGCGCCCAAAATTGGCTGGGGTCACTCAACTTGGCAGGAAGCGTTAAAAGTGGTCGATGCGGCACGAGTGAAACAAGCGGTGATGTTTCATCATGATCCGAATCACGACGATGATTGTCTCGATGAGATCGAAGCTCAAGTGCGATCAGTTTTCCCGAATAGCTTGTTGGCACGCGAGGGTATGATTCTACCCGTTGAATAA
- the efp gene encoding elongation factor P: protein MISSNDFRPGVSIELDGSVWRVVEFLHVKPGKGSAFVRTKLKNAQNGNVVERTFRAGETVPQATLEKSTMQHTYKEGDEYVFMDMETYEEGRLSAKQIGDRVKYLKEGMEVNVVRWNEQVLDVELPNSVVLEVTQADPGVKGDTATGGTKPAIVETGAQVMVPLFITVGEKIKVDTRNDTYLGREKE from the coding sequence ATGATTTCCAGTAATGATTTTCGTCCCGGTGTCAGTATTGAGCTAGATGGCTCAGTTTGGCGCGTGGTCGAGTTCTTGCACGTCAAGCCCGGTAAGGGTTCTGCATTCGTTCGTACCAAGCTGAAAAACGCTCAAAACGGCAACGTGGTTGAACGGACGTTCCGGGCAGGGGAGACTGTCCCCCAAGCCACACTCGAAAAAAGCACGATGCAACACACCTACAAAGAAGGTGATGAGTATGTGTTTATGGATATGGAAACGTATGAAGAAGGTCGTTTGAGTGCCAAGCAAATTGGCGATCGCGTGAAATACCTCAAAGAAGGCATGGAAGTGAACGTCGTCCGCTGGAACGAGCAGGTTTTAGACGTAGAACTACCAAACTCGGTCGTGCTCGAAGTCACGCAGGCTGATCCCGGTGTGAAGGGCGATACCGCAACGGGTGGCACAAAACCCGCGATCGTTGAAACGGGCGCACAGGTGATGGTTCCCTTATTCATCACGGTTGGGGAAAAAATCAAAGTGGACACCCGCAACGATACGTACTTAGGACGCGAAAAAGAATGA
- the ilvA gene encoding threonine ammonia-lyase, biosynthetic, with protein MSGDYLERILNARVYDVAQETPLEFAPNLSARLKNRVLLKREDMQSVFSFKLRGAYNKMAQLSPDVLAQGVIAASAGNHAQGVALGAKRLGTTAIIVMPVTTPQVKVDAVRSRGGQVVLHGDTYDDAYAHARQLEAEKGLTFVHPFDDPDVIAGQGTIGMEILRQYQQPIHAVFVAIGGGGLISGIAAYIKRLRPETKIIGVEPVDADAMTRSLKAGQRIKLPNVGLFADGVAVREVGAETFRLCQQYVDEMILVDTDDICAAIKDVFEDTRSILEPAGALAIAAMKAYVEREQITDQTLIGIACGANMNFDRLRFVAERAELGERREAIFAVTIPEERGSLRKFCSLLGARNITEFNYRIADERTAHIFVGMQISGRSDAAQIVKTFEENGFKTIDLTDDEFAKLHLRHMVGGRSPLAEHEVLYRFEFPERPGALIKFLTSMRPDWNISLFHYRNHGADYGRIVLGIQVPPDEMDDWQAFLNSIDYRYWDENQNPAYKLFLA; from the coding sequence ATGTCTGGTGACTACCTAGAGCGGATTTTGAACGCCCGCGTGTACGATGTTGCCCAGGAAACCCCGCTCGAATTTGCCCCGAATCTTTCAGCTCGCCTGAAGAATCGAGTGCTGCTAAAACGCGAGGATATGCAGTCCGTTTTCTCGTTTAAGCTGCGGGGCGCGTATAACAAAATGGCGCAGTTGTCTCCTGATGTGTTAGCTCAGGGTGTGATTGCGGCTTCGGCTGGCAATCATGCTCAAGGAGTCGCGCTCGGTGCAAAACGATTAGGCACAACCGCAATTATTGTGATGCCTGTGACCACACCGCAAGTGAAAGTGGATGCGGTTCGATCGCGGGGGGGTCAAGTAGTTTTACACGGGGACACTTACGATGATGCTTACGCTCATGCTCGACAGCTAGAAGCGGAAAAGGGTTTAACCTTTGTTCATCCGTTCGATGATCCGGATGTGATTGCCGGACAAGGCACGATCGGGATGGAAATTCTGCGGCAGTATCAGCAACCGATTCACGCGGTGTTTGTCGCGATCGGGGGTGGCGGTCTGATTTCTGGAATTGCTGCTTATATTAAACGTCTGCGACCAGAAACGAAAATTATCGGAGTTGAGCCTGTTGATGCGGATGCGATGACGCGATCGCTCAAAGCCGGACAGCGAATCAAACTTCCCAATGTTGGCTTATTTGCGGATGGGGTCGCAGTTCGAGAAGTCGGAGCAGAAACATTTCGCCTCTGCCAACAGTATGTGGATGAAATGATTTTGGTCGATACCGATGATATTTGTGCGGCGATCAAGGATGTGTTTGAAGATACACGATCGATTCTTGAACCTGCTGGAGCATTAGCGATCGCAGCGATGAAAGCGTACGTGGAACGCGAACAAATTACCGATCAGACCTTGATCGGGATTGCTTGCGGCGCGAATATGAACTTCGATCGCTTAAGATTCGTTGCAGAACGGGCAGAACTTGGAGAACGCAGAGAAGCAATTTTTGCTGTAACCATTCCCGAAGAGCGCGGCAGTCTGCGGAAATTCTGTAGTTTACTCGGTGCGCGGAATATCACCGAATTTAACTATCGAATCGCAGACGAAAGGACTGCTCATATCTTTGTGGGAATGCAAATTTCAGGGCGATCGGATGCGGCTCAAATCGTCAAAACGTTCGAGGAGAATGGCTTTAAGACGATCGATCTCACCGACGATGAATTCGCTAAACTGCATCTGCGGCACATGGTTGGAGGTCGATCGCCGTTAGCTGAACACGAAGTTTTATACCGCTTTGAATTTCCTGAACGTCCGGGAGCGCTGATCAAATTCCTCACGTCGATGCGCCCTGATTGGAATATCAGCCTCTTTCACTATCGAAATCATGGAGCCGATTACGGTCGAATCGTTTTGGGAATTCAAGTTCCGCCTGATGAAATGGACGATTGGCAGGCGTTTTTGAATTCGATCGACTATCGCTATTGGGACGAAAACCAAAATCCCGCCTACAAACTCTTTTTGGCATGA
- a CDS encoding pentapeptide repeat-containing protein, producing MNWNQIVERYTAGDRDFHGMNFAEAKLGRAELADADLSGSDLSRAALGRANLRHANLSGANLHGADLCHADLRDADLRGADLRGAILLRADLTGANLENADLRWASLTEASPLDMDLSGAHLDRTILPKGCCSNE from the coding sequence ATGAACTGGAATCAAATTGTAGAGCGGTATACCGCAGGCGATCGCGATTTTCACGGCATGAATTTTGCTGAGGCGAAATTGGGTCGTGCAGAACTGGCGGATGCTGATTTGTCAGGGAGTGATCTGAGTCGAGCGGCTTTAGGTAGAGCGAATTTGAGACATGCAAATCTGAGCGGCGCGAACCTACACGGAGCCGATTTGTGTCATGCAGATTTACGAGATGCGGATTTGCGAGGGGCGGATCTTAGAGGTGCGATTCTGTTGCGGGCAGATTTGACGGGTGCAAATTTGGAGAATGCGGATTTGCGCTGGGCATCATTGACCGAGGCGAGTCCATTGGACATGGATTTGAGCGGCGCACATCTCGATCGCACGATCTTACCAAAGGGCTGTTGCTCGAATGAATGA
- a CDS encoding peptidylprolyl isomerase, with protein MSFCNVSFKRSLLGLVCVIVLLIGFAAPVYALPQGNAIKDPKALLRYALPIENSDIRQVQSSLEDIAAQLRANRRWGAVTSDVKRVDRILLTQSDKILASVVDDRKSEAAQLIEQLKAGVAELTEIASTKDKSKTLEKRAELLDKVSTIEEAMVTGFPYEVPKEYSNLPQLKGRATIAAKTSKGDLTIVVDGFSAPVTAGNFVDLVQRGFYNGLPFTRAEDSYVLQIGDPPGKEVGFVDPKTNKYRGIPLEVLVKGDKVPTYGITLEDAGRYLEEPVLPFSAYGALALARPDFDANGGSSQFFFFLFEPELTPAGANLLDGRYSIFGFVTEGADVLGQLKAGDTIESMKVVDGLENLVEPKDA; from the coding sequence ATGTCTTTTTGTAATGTTTCCTTCAAACGCTCTCTTCTGGGGCTGGTCTGTGTGATTGTCTTGCTGATCGGATTTGCGGCACCTGTGTATGCGCTACCGCAAGGGAACGCGATCAAAGATCCGAAAGCGCTTTTAAGATATGCGTTACCGATCGAGAATTCTGATATTCGCCAAGTCCAGTCTAGTCTTGAAGATATTGCGGCTCAACTCCGGGCGAATCGTCGCTGGGGTGCGGTCACTTCAGATGTGAAACGAGTCGATCGCATTTTGTTAACCCAAAGCGACAAGATCTTGGCGAGTGTGGTAGACGATCGTAAATCTGAAGCTGCACAGTTGATCGAACAGCTTAAAGCTGGAGTCGCAGAATTGACCGAGATTGCGAGTACGAAAGATAAATCCAAAACGCTCGAAAAGCGGGCAGAGTTGCTCGATAAAGTGAGTACGATCGAGGAAGCAATGGTTACGGGCTTCCCTTATGAGGTGCCGAAAGAGTACAGCAATTTACCGCAGCTAAAAGGACGAGCCACGATCGCGGCGAAAACCTCGAAAGGCGATTTAACGATCGTCGTTGATGGTTTTAGCGCTCCTGTAACGGCGGGTAACTTTGTGGATCTCGTTCAACGTGGTTTCTACAACGGTTTGCCGTTCACTCGTGCTGAGGATTCTTACGTATTACAAATTGGTGATCCGCCTGGAAAAGAGGTCGGATTCGTCGATCCCAAAACGAATAAATATCGGGGAATTCCGCTCGAAGTTCTGGTCAAAGGCGACAAAGTTCCGACTTACGGCATTACGTTAGAAGATGCGGGACGCTATCTTGAAGAGCCTGTTTTACCGTTTTCGGCTTATGGTGCGTTAGCCTTAGCGCGCCCTGACTTTGATGCGAATGGGGGATCGTCTCAGTTCTTCTTTTTCTTGTTTGAGCCAGAGTTGACTCCTGCGGGTGCAAATCTGCTCGATGGTCGCTATTCGATCTTTGGATTTGTGACTGAGGGCGCAGACGTTTTGGGACAACTCAAAGCGGGAGATACGATCGAGTCAATGAAGGTCGTGGACGGTTTAGAAAATCTGGTCGAACCGAAAGACGCTTAA
- the ccmA gene encoding heme ABC exporter ATP-binding protein CcmA: MIAAVSLQNVYKVYNKIPVVDGLSFEIQAGEMFGLLGPNGAGKSTTIRMLTTLTKPTDGRIQVAGFDVVNQRSLVKSHIGVVLQQISIDSDLTVWENMEYHGRLHHIPNPQRQKDIDEALDYVELSDRRNDPAKTLSGGMKRRLQIARALLHKPEILFLDEPTVGLDPQTRRRLWEIIRELNQRGMTMLLTTHYMDEVEYLCDRIGIMDAGKLISLGTLEELRQQYGKGILMKQSGEHWDYKFFPTVEDANHYLEELPDKTGTMTRPSNLEDIFVELTGRNLD, translated from the coding sequence ATGATTGCTGCGGTTTCTCTTCAAAACGTTTACAAGGTTTACAACAAAATCCCAGTAGTGGATGGGCTATCGTTTGAAATTCAAGCGGGCGAAATGTTTGGGCTGTTGGGTCCGAATGGGGCAGGCAAATCGACCACGATTCGGATGTTAACGACGCTGACAAAGCCCACTGATGGGCGGATTCAAGTCGCAGGATTTGACGTGGTGAATCAGCGATCGCTGGTGAAATCTCATATTGGCGTAGTTCTCCAGCAAATCAGTATCGATAGCGATCTAACCGTTTGGGAGAACATGGAATATCACGGACGATTACATCACATTCCCAATCCACAGCGACAAAAGGACATTGATGAAGCGCTGGACTATGTGGAATTAAGCGATCGACGAAATGATCCCGCCAAAACGCTGTCTGGTGGGATGAAGCGACGACTCCAAATCGCTCGCGCTTTGCTGCATAAACCTGAGATTCTTTTCCTTGATGAACCGACCGTCGGACTCGATCCGCAAACTCGCCGCCGCTTGTGGGAGATCATCCGCGAATTGAATCAGCGAGGCATGACGATGCTATTGACAACGCACTATATGGATGAAGTGGAATACTTGTGCGATCGAATTGGCATTATGGATGCAGGTAAATTGATTTCGCTTGGCACATTAGAAGAACTACGCCAGCAATACGGTAAGGGAATTCTGATGAAACAGTCGGGCGAACATTGGGATTATAAATTCTTCCCAACAGTTGAAGATGCAAATCATTATCTAGAAGAGCTTCCAGATAAGACTGGGACAATGACTCGCCCTTCAAATCTGGAAGATATTTTTGTCGAATTAACTGGGCGGAATTTGGATTAG
- a CDS encoding type I restriction endonuclease, whose translation MTTLIANEVTLAQLRDRFNIVRSTDSTFFSADFASNPDVTEAEKRILDRVQQNYLSQLEVRGLNEETVKMVVVSPLLDHAGFYRFPFTIDSEVSIEIQEIDQGAVLTERIDTLVVRNQLWILVVESKRTRFSVQAAIPQALSYLLAKPQPEKPGYALMTNGGEFLFVKLVNWETPTYGFSKTFSLLNSGNDLYQVLAILKQITSATH comes from the coding sequence ATGACAACCCTGATTGCAAACGAAGTCACGCTTGCTCAACTGCGCGATCGATTTAACATTGTGCGATCGACTGATTCGACTTTCTTCAGTGCAGATTTCGCCTCGAATCCGGATGTCACAGAAGCGGAAAAACGAATTCTCGATCGCGTTCAGCAAAATTATCTCAGTCAATTAGAAGTGCGAGGACTGAACGAAGAAACGGTCAAAATGGTGGTCGTTTCGCCGCTGTTAGATCATGCGGGATTTTACCGATTTCCGTTCACGATCGATTCTGAAGTGAGTATCGAAATTCAAGAAATCGATCAAGGTGCTGTATTGACTGAGCGAATTGATACTTTAGTTGTGCGAAATCAGCTTTGGATTTTAGTCGTCGAATCGAAGAGAACTCGGTTTTCTGTCCAAGCTGCGATTCCTCAAGCACTCTCTTATTTATTAGCAAAACCTCAACCTGAAAAACCAGGTTATGCCCTGATGACGAATGGTGGCGAGTTCTTATTTGTGAAGCTGGTCAATTGGGAAACACCAACCTACGGATTTTCTAAAACTTTCTCGCTCTTAAACAGCGGGAATGATTTGTATCAAGTTTTAGCAATTCTCAAGCAAATTACGAGCGCTACCCATTAG
- a CDS encoding DUF3445 domain-containing protein produces the protein MYQSQRIYLPFGDRTLTLGLKPLAIADWIEIDDQFVSYLQRKTELLKTNHSEVFASLPNTQIAQQEVLDLLLEHLSQQVPELYDRTSKTITVKATNQTWNIDQFEPLDLAGRLVQEDFCLMQPSDRGFILATASLCFPLRWRLLAKLGNPMMRIHQPVPDYSEQLGNPVDRLFDRLKVDRPVFRLNWSIVETPELYLGHQSHSSTNAVELTPDDLWIRVERQTLRRLAQSGWILFTIRTYRYPLMLLNDYPDSAIALSSIVQDLAPEMQLYKNLLPIREMLLTALEQILKRS, from the coding sequence ATGTACCAATCACAGCGCATCTACTTACCGTTTGGCGATCGCACTTTAACACTCGGATTGAAGCCGCTAGCGATCGCAGATTGGATCGAGATCGATGATCAGTTCGTGTCGTACTTGCAACGAAAGACAGAACTCTTAAAAACCAATCATTCAGAAGTGTTTGCAAGTTTGCCAAACACGCAGATTGCACAGCAGGAAGTTTTAGATTTATTGTTAGAGCATCTATCACAACAGGTTCCAGAACTGTACGATCGCACTTCTAAAACAATCACTGTAAAAGCAACGAACCAAACCTGGAACATTGATCAGTTTGAACCTTTAGATTTAGCAGGTCGGTTAGTTCAAGAAGATTTTTGTTTAATGCAGCCCAGCGATCGAGGATTTATTCTCGCCACTGCTTCTCTTTGTTTTCCGCTGCGGTGGCGATTGTTAGCAAAGCTCGGAAATCCGATGATGCGGATTCATCAGCCTGTCCCAGACTATTCAGAACAATTAGGAAATCCGGTCGATCGATTGTTCGATCGCTTAAAAGTCGATCGTCCAGTGTTCCGCTTAAATTGGAGTATTGTTGAGACTCCAGAACTTTATTTAGGACATCAAAGCCATTCGAGTACTAACGCTGTGGAACTGACACCGGATGATCTGTGGATTCGTGTGGAACGACAGACTTTAAGACGATTAGCACAATCAGGCTGGATCTTGTTTACGATTCGGACGTATCGCTATCCGTTGATGCTGTTGAACGACTATCCAGATAGTGCGATTGCGCTTTCGTCGATCGTGCAGGATCTTGCTCCAGAAATGCAGCTTTACAAGAACTTACTCCCGATTCGCGAAATGCTTCTCACGGCTTTAGAGCAAATTCTTAAGCGATCGTGA
- the dacB gene encoding D-alanyl-D-alanine carboxypeptidase/D-alanyl-D-alanine-endopeptidase, with the protein MTALFSRSVASLISFISLTVFASTVRASPVAPICPRDLAPQIDAIVNRPNFARSRFGVMIQTLRTRQTLYSRDADRFFIPASNVKILTTVAALRKLTPSYRIRTSVFGTESPSGWSVRLVGRGDPSVSDRQLNDLAQQLKKRGIGRISNLVVEDSYFGRTVLNPDWAIGDISEIYAAPVNSLIFNENRLGFKLVPQGLGQPLKVEWDESIEGSFWRVENRSNTVDAKTEESIEIGRDLSQPILKVSGQLRMGSTPAPYEVAVPNPNERFLRRFVRSLNQAGITIVRSSVSDQTTRSNGIEVARINSPPLRELIKQANQFSDNLYAEVLLRTLGTQNSSTSTVLEKGIASLIAELNRLGIDKTEVELSDGSGLSRQNWTTPIALVKILLAISQQPEAQYFRDSLSIAGVSGTLQGRFQDSPAKGITRAKTGTLTGATALSGYIDPPNYESIAFSIIINQASDVAPVQRSAIDEIVGLLARLRSC; encoded by the coding sequence ATGACCGCGCTATTTTCCCGCTCTGTTGCAAGTCTGATTAGTTTTATTTCGCTCACAGTGTTTGCGTCTACTGTTCGTGCAAGTCCTGTCGCGCCTATTTGTCCAAGAGATCTCGCTCCTCAAATTGATGCGATCGTCAATCGTCCGAATTTTGCTCGATCGCGCTTTGGTGTCATGATCCAAACGTTACGCACCCGCCAAACGCTGTATAGTCGCGATGCTGATCGTTTTTTCATTCCCGCTTCTAATGTCAAAATCTTGACAACAGTGGCGGCATTACGAAAACTCACTCCTTCGTATCGCATTCGGACTTCGGTATTTGGCACAGAATCGCCGAGTGGATGGAGCGTGAGATTAGTCGGACGGGGCGATCCGAGCGTGAGCGATCGACAGTTGAACGATTTAGCTCAACAGTTAAAGAAGCGTGGAATTGGGCGCATTTCAAACTTAGTTGTCGAAGATAGTTATTTTGGCAGAACGGTGCTAAATCCAGATTGGGCGATCGGAGATATCTCAGAAATTTACGCGGCTCCGGTCAATAGTTTGATTTTTAATGAGAACCGTTTAGGATTCAAATTAGTGCCGCAAGGATTAGGGCAACCGCTCAAAGTCGAATGGGACGAGTCGATCGAAGGCAGTTTTTGGAGAGTTGAAAATCGATCGAACACTGTAGATGCGAAAACCGAAGAATCGATCGAGATTGGACGCGATCTGAGTCAGCCGATTTTGAAAGTCTCAGGACAGTTACGAATGGGTTCTACGCCTGCTCCTTACGAAGTCGCGGTTCCGAATCCAAATGAACGATTTTTGCGACGATTTGTTCGATCGCTTAACCAAGCTGGAATTACGATCGTTCGCTCCAGTGTGAGTGATCAGACAACTCGATCGAATGGAATTGAAGTTGCAAGAATCAATTCTCCACCGCTCAGGGAACTGATAAAACAAGCCAATCAATTCAGCGATAATCTCTATGCGGAAGTCCTTTTAAGAACGCTAGGAACACAGAATTCATCGACTAGTACGGTGTTAGAAAAAGGAATCGCGTCTTTAATTGCTGAATTAAATCGCCTTGGAATTGATAAAACTGAGGTCGAGTTATCGGACGGTTCAGGTTTATCAAGACAAAACTGGACAACACCGATCGCATTAGTAAAAATCCTTTTAGCAATATCACAGCAACCAGAAGCACAATACTTCCGTGATTCTTTATCGATCGCAGGAGTTAGCGGAACCTTGCAGGGAAGATTTCAAGATAGTCCAGCCAAAGGAATCACACGAGCGAAAACAGGAACGTTAACGGGTGCGACAGCGCTTTCAGGATATATTGATCCACCAAATTACGAATCGATCGCATTTAGCATCATTATCAATCAGGCTTCAGATGTCGCACCTGTACAGAGAAGTGCGATCGATGAAATTGTCGGACTTTTGGCAAGACTACGATCGTGCTAA
- a CDS encoding inorganic diphosphatase encodes MDLSRIPAQPKPGLINVLIEIPAGSKNKYEFDKDLNAFALDRVLYASVMYPLDYGFVPNTLADDGDPLDGMVIMDQPTFPGCVIAARPIGMLEMIDGGDRDEKILCVPDKDPRYVNVKSLNDIAAHRLDEVAEFFRTYKNLEKKVTEILGWQDVDKVLPLVEQCIKAAN; translated from the coding sequence GTGGATTTATCACGCATTCCCGCCCAACCCAAACCGGGCTTGATCAACGTTCTGATCGAAATTCCCGCAGGCAGCAAGAACAAATACGAATTCGATAAAGACCTGAATGCGTTTGCCCTCGATCGCGTTCTGTATGCCTCGGTGATGTATCCGTTAGATTATGGCTTCGTGCCCAACACGCTTGCGGACGACGGCGATCCGCTCGATGGCATGGTGATCATGGATCAGCCGACTTTCCCTGGATGCGTGATTGCAGCTCGTCCGATCGGAATGTTGGAAATGATCGATGGCGGCGATCGCGATGAAAAAATTCTCTGCGTTCCCGATAAAGATCCGCGCTACGTGAATGTTAAATCGCTGAATGACATTGCTGCTCACCGTTTAGATGAAGTCGCAGAATTTTTTAGAACATACAAAAATCTAGAGAAGAAAGTCACAGAAATTCTCGGTTGGCAAGATGTCGATAAAGTCCTGCCATTAGTCGAGCAGTGCATCAAAGCGGCAAATTAG